In Streptomyces paludis, the genomic stretch CAACGCGCTCAAGGAGGGGCCCGCGACGGGGACCCCGCTGTCGTTCGCCGTGACGACCGGTGACAACACGGACAACAACTCGCGGGCGGAGCTGGACTGGTTCCTCACCGTGATGAGCGGGGGCCGGGTCACTCCCAACACGGGTGACGGGCGGCGCTACGAGGGGGTGCAGAACTCGGCGGCGCGGCTGTTCTGGCACCCGGAGGACGAGCTGCGTGACACCGACAAGCGGCTCGGCTTCCCCCGGATCGACGGCTTCCTCGCCGCCGCGATCCGCTCCGTGGACAGCCCCGGCCTGCGGATCCCGTGGTACTCGACCGTGGGCAACCACGACGGTCTGGCCAGTGGCGCCATGGCGGACCGCACGGGCTTCCTGGCGGACTTCGCCGTCGGTTCGAAGAAGCTGTACGGGATCCCCGACGCCGACGCCCAGGAGCTGCTGAAGCTCCTGTCCAAGGGCGGCGACCCCACCGGCGCGAAGCTGATCGAGCTGCTGCGCCGCTCGAAGCGGCTGATGCGCTCGATCACCCCGGACCCCCGCCGGGCGCCGTTCACCCCGCACGACTATCTGGCCGCGCATCTCGACCCGGCGTACACCGGCGCGGGTCCGGCGGGCCACGGCTACACGAAGGCGCACCTCGACAGCGACACGCTCTACTACACGTTCCCGATGGGGGAGAACATCACGGGCGTCAGTCTCGACACCACCGACCGCGGCGGCCACTACACCGGCTCGCTCGGCACCACCCAGCTGAACTGGCTGAAGCGGACCCTCAAGGAGCACCGGGACGGGTACGTCGTCGTCTTCAGCCACCACAACAGCTGGACGATGACCAACACCCACCCCGACCCCGCGCACCCCGGCGAGGCCAGGCACCACGGCGGCGAGGTCGTGGAGCTGCTCCAGCGCAGCCCCAATGTGCTGGCCTGGGTCAACGGGCACAGCCACCGCAACTCGATCCTTCCGCACGGCGGCTTCTGGGAGATCTCGACGGCGTCGCACATCGACTTCCCGCAGCTCGCCCGGGTCATCGAGATCACCGACAACAAGGACGGCACACTGTCGCTGTTCACCACCCTGATCGAGTCGGCCGCGCCGCACCGGACCGACTTCCGGGATCTCTCCCAGACCGGTCTCGCCGCGCTCTACCGGGAGCTGTCGCACAACGCGCCGGGCTCGACGACCGCCCCGGCGGGCAAGCCGGTGGACCGTAACACCGAGCTGCTGGTCAGCCGGTGACCCAGCGGCCGCGCGGGCGTCCCCGGCGGGTGGGCAGGCTGTACACCCCGGTCCTGCCGTCGGGCCACTCCGTACGACCCGGCACACTGTCCCTGGCGGTACCACGTCCGGCCCCGCCCGACGACACCGCCGTGGGAGGCACGATGGCGCTCCAGATCAGCGCGACCAACCCCGAGCAGCCCGCTGTGCTGCTGGACCTGCCGTGGCACACACCGCTCGACGCGTGGCCGGAGGAGTGTCTTGTCGCGCTGCCGCGCGGTATCTCCCGCCATGTGGTGCGCTTCGCGTCCGCCGGGCCCGAGGTGATGGCGGTCAAGGAGATCTCGGAGCGGGGCGCGGTCCGGGAGTTCGGGCTGCTGCGGGATCTGCACCGGCTGGGCATCCCCGCCGTCGACCCGGTGGCGGTGGTGACCGGCCGGCAGGGACCGGACGGCGAGCCGCTGGAGCCCGCGCTGATCACCCGGCATCTGAAGGGGTCGCTGCCGTACCGCGCGATGTTCGAGTCGACGATGCGTCCGAGCACGGTCAAGCGGCTCATGGACGCGCTGGCCGTGCTGCTGGTCCGGCTGCATCTGGCCGGGTTCGCCTGGGGCGACTGCTCGCTGTCGAACGTCCTGTTCCGGCGGGACGCGGGGGCGTACGCCGCCTATCTGGTGGACGCCGAGACGGGCCAGCTCCAGCAGAACCTGAGCACCGGCCAGCGGGACTACGACATCGAGCTGGCGCGGGTGAACATCGCCGGTGAGCTGATGGACCTGGAGGCGTCGGGCGCGCTGCACCCGTCGGTCGACCCGGTGCCGTTCGGCACGGCGATCGTCAAGCGGTACGAGGATCTCTGGCACGAGGTGACGCGCGAGTCGGTGTACCCGGTGGGCAAGCGGCACTACATCGACCGGCGGATCCGGCGGCTCAACGATCTGGGGTTCGACGTGGCGGAGATGCAGATCAAGCGCTCGCCGCAGGGGGACACGGTCACCTTTCTGCCGAAGGTCGTGGACGCCGGCCACCACCAGCGCCAGCTGCTGCGGCTGACGGGGCTGGACGCCGAGGAGAACCAGGCGCGGCGGCTGCTGAACGACCTGGAGAGCTGGATGGCCGGCGAGGACGACTACGCGCCGGGCGATCCGCTGGGCGCCCGGCCGGAGGTGCTGGCGCACCGCTGGGTCCGCGATGTGTTCCGGCCGACCGTACGGGCCGTACCGCTGGAGCTGCGCGGCGACATGGACACGGCGCAGATCTACCACGAGGTGCTGGAGCACCGCTGGTACCTGTCGGAGGCGATGGGGTACGACGTGGGGCTGGAGGCGACGGTCGGGGACTACATCGTGAACGTGCTGCCGCGCACGGTGGCCGCGATGGAGCCGAAGGCGGCGGGCACGACGGACGAGGCGGCGGATCTGTCGCCTTGAGCGCGGGCGCCCGGGCGCGCGTCGTCCCGGGCCGCGCCGGCGGCGCTCGCCAGGGGCAGCCACCGCCTCCGCCACCGAGCCGCGCCGCGGCGTCTGGCACCTGTCACTGAAGCGCGTGTACGGCCGCGCTGAAGAGTGTCGGCAGCCGGGCCGCCGCCGGGACGATCAGGCGGGCGCTCGTCCGGTGGCCGCCGAGCCTGACCAGCACCTCGGTCAGCAGCCGGTGGCGCCGGGACAGCGCGCGCCAGGCGCGTTCGTACTCCTGCGGCCGGCCCGCGCGCAGGCACCGTACGGCCGCCTCCGCCGACGCCAGCGCGAGCGCGACGCCCTCGCCGGTGAGCGCGTCGACATAGCCCGCCGCGTCGCCCACGAGCAGCACCCGCC encodes the following:
- a CDS encoding TIGR03767 family metallophosphoesterase, which codes for MSRIRSAVTAVDRRSFLAATGVAGVSAGIGLALGPRGGSGTAAAAPEAVPAGVPAARTPAVTRPAPTRTAPARTTLDSVAAPRDTAAPFRRLDDGPGWRRVVREQLAAPRAGRAGRRTVLSSFVQLTDLHLVDVQHPVRTEYLRARQISGWRPQEALTVPGAVSLIEQINALKEGPATGTPLSFAVTTGDNTDNNSRAELDWFLTVMSGGRVTPNTGDGRRYEGVQNSAARLFWHPEDELRDTDKRLGFPRIDGFLAAAIRSVDSPGLRIPWYSTVGNHDGLASGAMADRTGFLADFAVGSKKLYGIPDADAQELLKLLSKGGDPTGAKLIELLRRSKRLMRSITPDPRRAPFTPHDYLAAHLDPAYTGAGPAGHGYTKAHLDSDTLYYTFPMGENITGVSLDTTDRGGHYTGSLGTTQLNWLKRTLKEHRDGYVVVFSHHNSWTMTNTHPDPAHPGEARHHGGEVVELLQRSPNVLAWVNGHSHRNSILPHGGFWEISTASHIDFPQLARVIEITDNKDGTLSLFTTLIESAAPHRTDFRDLSQTGLAALYRELSHNAPGSTTAPAGKPVDRNTELLVSR
- a CDS encoding DUF4032 domain-containing protein, whose product is MALQISATNPEQPAVLLDLPWHTPLDAWPEECLVALPRGISRHVVRFASAGPEVMAVKEISERGAVREFGLLRDLHRLGIPAVDPVAVVTGRQGPDGEPLEPALITRHLKGSLPYRAMFESTMRPSTVKRLMDALAVLLVRLHLAGFAWGDCSLSNVLFRRDAGAYAAYLVDAETGQLQQNLSTGQRDYDIELARVNIAGELMDLEASGALHPSVDPVPFGTAIVKRYEDLWHEVTRESVYPVGKRHYIDRRIRRLNDLGFDVAEMQIKRSPQGDTVTFLPKVVDAGHHQRQLLRLTGLDAEENQARRLLNDLESWMAGEDDYAPGDPLGARPEVLAHRWVRDVFRPTVRAVPLELRGDMDTAQIYHEVLEHRWYLSEAMGYDVGLEATVGDYIVNVLPRTVAAMEPKAAGTTDEAADLSP